A window of the Xiashengella succiniciproducens genome harbors these coding sequences:
- the pglZ gene encoding BREX-1 system phosphatase PglZ type A: MIIDKIRNKFKEITTPILLFFDPEQEYREEVLAIDEPDFKVLEVNNNYFKVKYEIEILHPGSKFLLYHPFARPSKYSIKEYPLADLLYANQELIVDESADILSKYAIHHAHAPLILQYKRFVKAAKYQTKLLPVLTAKPFNEYKFKNAILSLILNEKKIANDTFNLIGLFELLNQSEEQWDKQWKAITREKLTDVITEIVYNCTHIQLEEVSANALQSLFLKLKYNIITKNSKEASSKDPYKQLKITDDVTLSKIDVFFKEWSDDKTKGAQLEEVMLNLGKGIDETKIVEAYDGTLTFGIKTQQIMQHEIKKLLADIKDNPNQVVETLKDWQVNNEVNEDFDQEIDFIKYTALYYRLRRNYSDFDFNFIEDYIQKYQQELYKLDGYYRHAYTAYQHIEKEKEAKDFTEVFQELNKNYDQFLIEINQAWMKILAENDFNLNATKIKKQYNFYKDFVAVNPNKKVVIISDGFRFELAKDLINELKVDATNAIDLEAIVASIPSYTNLGMSNLLPNNGIEAIVGENSIDYAINGIKTNSTNREKILQQVEPNALVLDYASFMRLGVVGQREILKPARLVYIYHNWMDNIGDKRSSEYYTFEAAEQCVDQLKLLIKKLYSSLNIYNIYVTADHGFLFNYNEIKENSRQVFPSVTNCLKEHTRFCITLDKQKSKDLFTVPLENTTNIQTEAAVLLPKGINRFRKLGGFGVQFVHGGASLQELIVPVIQLSRQRNTKFEEVTFTRLDQVRSMATSSAKFKILQDQAVGDKYKGTSVLFALYDLDNHLISNEVEIKLEAVSEQPSERMFEFKLDLNALGSSTQTAYLKAYNTKDLDRLNPIINDLIKINTLTEIDEF; this comes from the coding sequence ATGATAATAGATAAAATACGCAATAAGTTTAAAGAAATTACCACGCCTATATTATTGTTCTTTGATCCGGAACAAGAATATAGAGAAGAAGTTTTGGCTATAGATGAACCTGATTTTAAAGTGTTGGAAGTAAACAACAACTACTTTAAAGTAAAATATGAAATAGAAATACTTCATCCTGGATCTAAATTCCTGTTGTATCATCCGTTTGCTAGACCATCAAAGTACTCGATAAAGGAATACCCTTTGGCGGATTTATTATATGCCAATCAAGAATTAATTGTAGACGAGTCAGCGGATATTCTATCAAAATATGCCATTCATCATGCGCATGCTCCGCTAATTTTACAATACAAACGTTTTGTGAAAGCAGCAAAATATCAAACCAAGCTATTGCCTGTTTTAACAGCAAAACCATTTAATGAATATAAATTCAAAAATGCTATTCTTTCTTTAATTCTAAATGAAAAGAAAATAGCAAATGATACCTTTAACCTCATTGGTTTATTTGAATTGCTTAACCAATCGGAAGAGCAATGGGACAAACAATGGAAAGCAATTACAAGAGAAAAGCTTACTGATGTTATTACAGAAATCGTTTACAATTGTACACATATACAGCTAGAAGAAGTAAGTGCCAATGCACTACAATCGCTATTCTTAAAATTGAAGTACAATATCATTACTAAAAATAGTAAAGAAGCCAGTTCAAAAGATCCATACAAGCAACTGAAGATTACAGACGATGTAACCTTATCTAAAATTGATGTTTTCTTTAAGGAATGGAGCGACGATAAAACGAAAGGGGCTCAATTAGAAGAGGTAATGTTAAATCTGGGTAAAGGTATTGATGAAACTAAAATTGTAGAAGCCTATGATGGTACACTAACTTTTGGTATCAAAACCCAGCAAATTATGCAGCATGAAATCAAAAAATTGCTGGCTGACATCAAAGACAATCCTAATCAAGTAGTGGAAACACTAAAAGATTGGCAGGTGAATAATGAAGTTAATGAAGATTTTGATCAAGAAATTGATTTTATAAAATATACGGCGTTGTATTATCGCTTACGTAGGAATTACAGCGATTTCGATTTTAATTTTATTGAAGATTATATTCAAAAATACCAACAGGAACTTTATAAACTAGATGGCTACTACAGACATGCGTATACAGCATATCAACACATAGAAAAGGAAAAAGAGGCTAAAGATTTTACGGAAGTTTTTCAAGAGTTAAATAAAAATTACGATCAATTTTTAATTGAAATCAATCAAGCATGGATGAAGATTTTAGCCGAAAATGATTTCAATTTAAACGCGACAAAAATAAAAAAGCAGTACAATTTCTATAAGGATTTCGTTGCTGTAAATCCAAATAAAAAAGTGGTCATCATCTCCGATGGATTTAGATTTGAACTCGCAAAAGATTTAATCAACGAATTAAAAGTAGATGCTACAAATGCGATTGATCTTGAGGCAATAGTTGCTTCTATTCCTTCGTACACCAATTTAGGAATGTCCAATCTATTACCGAACAATGGTATTGAAGCGATAGTGGGAGAGAATTCCATTGATTATGCAATTAATGGAATTAAAACAAATAGCACGAACAGAGAAAAGATATTGCAACAAGTGGAACCTAATGCGCTGGTTTTAGATTATGCAAGTTTTATGCGGTTAGGTGTTGTAGGGCAAAGAGAGATTTTGAAACCGGCTCGTTTGGTGTATATTTATCATAACTGGATGGATAATATTGGAGACAAACGCAGTTCTGAGTATTATACCTTTGAAGCAGCAGAGCAGTGTGTGGATCAATTAAAATTATTGATTAAGAAACTTTACAGCAGCTTAAATATATACAACATTTATGTGACGGCAGATCATGGTTTCTTGTTCAATTACAATGAGATAAAAGAAAATTCGAGACAAGTATTTCCATCAGTAACTAATTGTTTAAAAGAACATACACGCTTTTGTATAACCTTAGACAAGCAAAAGTCGAAAGATCTATTTACAGTACCTTTAGAAAACACAACCAATATACAAACAGAAGCAGCAGTCCTTTTACCAAAAGGTATCAATCGCTTCCGTAAATTAGGTGGTTTTGGAGTGCAATTTGTGCATGGAGGTGCTTCCTTACAAGAATTAATTGTTCCGGTAATTCAACTATCTAGACAAAGAAATACAAAATTCGAAGAGGTCACTTTTACTCGTTTGGATCAAGTAAGATCGATGGCAACAAGTTCTGCTAAATTCAAAATATTACAAGATCAAGCGGTGGGTGATAAGTACAAAGGCACTAGTGTACTCTTTGCTCTATACGACCTGGACAATCATCTAATCTCAAATGAAGTGGAGATAAAGTTAGAAGCGGTAAGTGAACAACCTTCTGAACGCATGTTTGAGTTCAAACTGGATTTAAATGCCTTGGGTTCTAGTACCCAAACAGCCTATTTAAAAGCGTATAACACGAAAGATTTAGACCGTTTAAATCCTATCATTAATGATTTAATTAAGATCAATACATTAACCGAAATTGATGAATTCTAA